Genomic window (Desulforapulum autotrophicum HRM2):
ATCAGCCTATACAGGGCCTGTGGGGGCCGTTGTAACCCCTCTGCTGGGTGGAATCAACGAGGCCAGTCACCTCTGCCAGGGCGAAAGCCTCTGCGGTGCCTGCCGGGTTGCCTGTCCCCTGAATCTCAACCTGCCCAGGATGCTCCTTGCCCTTCGTGCCAAACTTTCCGAAGGAGATCCCCGCTGGAACGTAAAGCCCAAAAGCCGTCCTGAAAAAATGCTCTTTCAGGTCTGGAGCCGGATCAACCAAAATCGCAAAGTTTACGATATCTTACTGAAACTCGGTCGGTTGATCCAAAAGATCATGCCCTCCAGCAATCATATGATCAGGCGACTTCCCTGGCCCTTTAGCGGATGGACCCAGAGCCGGGATATGAAACCCCTGGCCGGAAAAACCTTTATGGAACTATGGAAAGAACACCAGGGAGGAAGATCCTAATGGACCCGGAAAAACAATTTATCAATACCATCAAAACCGCCCTGGGCCGACCCGGTAACCAGCCGCCAGCCGATCTTTTTACCACCTCGCCCTCCCAGGAGGAGAAAACCCTTCTTGAAAAGATCAGAACCCGGACCCACCAGGAGAGAGTGCCCTTGATCGAGCAACTCCGGCAGACCGTTCCCTCCCTTCATATGGATCTGCATCTTGAAGCAGGCATCGAAGAAGCAGCCCGGGCCATTGGGCGGCTGATCCTGGAAAAAGAACCGGAATGGGGAACCAGCAAGAGCGTTGTCTGCTGGGACCATCCCCTGATCAATCAGCTGAAACTTTCCGAGGTTGCTGAACTAGGACAGATCCCCATCCATAATACGGGATATGACGGGACCGATCCCCAGCGGAAAAAAGAGATCCGCAGTCAGGTGGAAGCTTCGTTTATCGGCATTACCTCTGCTGACTATTGCATTGCCGCCACTGCCACCCTGGCCATGAAGACCCGTCCCGGACATGCCAGATCCGTGTCCCTGGTGCCCTCCATTCATGTGGCGGTGGTCAGGGAGGAACAGCTCCTGGCCGACCTCAGGGAACTCTATACCCTTTTAAAATGGGATGAAGCAGAGCGTAAAGAGGGACTGACGCGCAATCTGACGCTGATTTCAGGACCGAGCAAAACCGCGGACATTGAACTTGTCATGGTTCATGGTGCCCACGGCCCGAGGGAACTCCACCTTTTTATCATTGCCGCGGATTAATTGTCTGGCCGATAGTTGTGGCGGTAAACCATTGTGGTTGCGGGTGATGAGAGTGATCTCATCACCCAATCCCTGGTCGTTAGCGTTTATCCCGGACTTTCTTGGTTCAGCTAACGGACACTGACTGACACATACAGTATAGATCCATAATTAGAATTGCTTTGCGTCAGGCGATTTGCTAAAGCCGTATCCCTGGAGATTATGTTGAATTACCGTTTGACAATAAATCGTACAAATTGGTAGAATCAACTATTCATTACCACTCATTCTCATTTTTATTCTAAAATAATTCGTAATGTTCATTTTCTTACCTTTGTGTTCCATGGACCCCATGTAATTATTTTTAACCATTTAATGAGGAGGTTCGCATGACTGTTTCCATTATTATTAAGCGCATTGTAAAAGATGACACCATGGCCGCCCAACTGGCTCCGTTCATTGTTCAGCTCAGGTCCCGGGCAGCCGCTCAGCCGGGTTTTCTGTCCAGCCAGACCTTCAGTTGTCTGGATTGTGAAGGAGAATATCTGGTCATCAGCAACTGGCATACCCTGGAAGACTGGAATCGATGGATGAACAGTGACGAGCGCATGGTCATCCAGAAAAATGTGGATGAACTGCTTGGGGATAAAACCCATTATCGCTATTATGAGCCGGTTGTGGGCGGTATCTCGCCCAGGTTTCAAAAATAGAAAAAAGATATGCGGGTCAATTCACTCTTCACACGCTATTGGGAAAGCTGCAGTCCTGGAATGTAAACCTTTTTTTCGATCATTGCCATGATTTTAGCCACCACAAATACCATTATCGTGTAAAGGATGGCCGCTACCACATAGGACTCAAAATATCGAAAATTCATGGCCCCGGTGAGATCTGCCTGGGAAAGAAGCTCGGGTACCCCTACGGCAAAGGCAACCGAGGTGTATTTGAACATATAGATGATTTCGTTGGAAGACGACGGAATTACAAGCCTCAGGGCCTGGGGCAGGATGATATACCTTATGGCCTTCCACTTGCCAAGCCCCATGGCCCTTGCGGCGGTCATCTGCCCGGGTTTAATGGATTTTATGGCCCCCCTGAAATACTCGGCCTGATAGACAGAGGTGTTGATACCCAGGGCAAGACCTGCGGCAAGAACCGGCTTGAGCAGAAGTCCCATATCCCCCAGTCCGTAGTAGATGAAAAAAAGTTGAAGCAGGCAGGGGGTCCCCCGCAGGAATTCAACATAGGCGGTGACGATCCAGTAAATAAATTTACTGGAATATACCCTTGCCACCCCGAGTATCAAACCAAAGATAATGCCAACGGTTATACAGACAAAAGACAGCTCAATGGTGACCCAGGCACCCGACAGCATGTCGGGCAAAATTTCAATGGCGTAATTAAAAAAACTGACCATTTGTTCCACACCTCCGGTTCACTGGGGATCGGCTATTCAAGGCCGCCAAAATTATTCAGAAAGAGTCGGGTTCTTTCATGCTGGGGAGCGGCGAACATTTTTTTCGGACACCCCTGCTCAACAATAAGCCCCTGATCGATGAAAATGACCTTGTCGGCAACGGACCGGGCAAACCCCATTTCATGGGTGACCACAATGGCCGTCATACCCTCTTTTGCAAGGGCAGTCATGACACTCAGCACCTCTCCTGTCAACTCTGGATCAAGGGCGGAGGTGGGTTCGTCAAACAAAATCAGCTTAGGCCTTAATGCCAGGGCCCGGGCAATGGAAATCCGCTGCTGCTGTCCACCTGAAAGCTGGGCCGGGTAGGCACCGATTTTATCGGCCATGCCCACTTTCCGGATCTCTTCCATGGCAATCTGCCTGGCCTCATTTTTCGACAGTTTCCGGACCCTCAGGGGGCCGAACATTACATTTTCCAGAATGGTCAAATGGGTAAAGAGATTAAAATCCTGGAAGACAAACCCCATATCCGCCCGAACCTTATTGATATCCGTCCCAGGCGTTGTGATGTCGACGCCTTCCAGCAGGATCTGTCCTGAATCCGGTGCTGACAGATGGTTCAGGCACCTGAGCAATGTGCTTTTTCCCGATCCTGACGATCCGATTACTGCAAGTGTTTCTCCTTTTTCCAATTCAAATGAGACATTTTTGAGCACCTCATTGTCGACAAATTTTTTGGTGAGATTTTTAACTTCAAGTATGGTGGACATGACGATATCAGCTCCTTTTCCCAAAGCCAGGAACCCAGAGTTTCTCTTCCAGTTTATAGAAGAAATATGTTCCTATTCTGGTCAACGTAAAATAAAGGATTCCCACAAACAGATAAACAGCAGCTGTATTGCCATAGGTATACGCAATGACATACTTTGCGTTCCGCATAATTTCCACCACCCCCACCACATAGGCAAGGGAGGTATCTTTGAGTTCTGAGGAGAATTCATTGGTCCAGGGCCCGATGGACAAACGGATCATCTGGGGAATGACAACATGGAAAATAGTACCGGGCAGACTCAACCCCATTGCCTTTGCCGCCTCAAGCTGTCCCGACTGGATCGAGAGGATTGCACCCCGGAATATCTGGGATTGAAACGCTGAGGAACATAGCCCCAGGGCAAGGATGGCAGCCACCATGCGATTGAGATCAAACGGGAGATAAAACACAAGAAACAGAAGAACCAGCTGGGGAATGGCCCATAAAAATTTGCGCAGGGTGGTTGCCAGGAATTTCACCCAGGCGTTGCCGAAAATTTCAGCCAGGGCAATGGCAAGCCCAAGCACCATCCCCACAGTCAACAGCCCCCCAAGAACCTCCAGGGCAACCAGAGTTCCCTTTGCAAACTGGGGAAGCTCTGAAATAAGTATTTTAATAATTTCCATGCATTCTATTCCTGAGCACAACGCGGGTGGCGCTGATTCCGTGCCATCCGGGTCTGGATTTTTTGGTCTGGACCCGGGGGACAATTACCCTGAGATTAAAAGATAAAAAATGCTCGACATGGTCAAACCCATCAATTGGATTCGCTGCAGAGCTTTTTATAGTCAACCAGGTAGGGAACGGCTTCCACGGATGCCCAGGGCAGGTATTTTCGAACCAGTTCTTCAATCTTACCCGATTCATATGCCTTTTTGAGTCCGGAATTTATTTTTTCAATCAAGTGATGGGGGTCCCCGGGGGTGACAGCATAGGCACTATAATCAAAATGCAACCCTGTACACACCGGTTTTACGCCTCTTTTGGCATCAATAAACCCTCTGGCCGTTGGGGAATCCACATGGAAGGCATCAATTCTGCCAATTTCTAGTTCCTTGATCCCCAGCTCAACGGATTCATAGGGCTTGATATTAATATCAACCCCCTTATCCTTGAGTTCCTCCTTGAGCCATCTGTATCCGGTTGTTCCGGCCTGGGCACCCACGTTGGCTCCCTTGCTCATTGCTGTAATACAATTTAATTTTGAATCTGATTTAACCAGTGTCCAGTAATCTGTTTTCCAGTGGGGCAGTGCAAAGTCAATGACTTGGGCACGTTTGCAGGTATAGGAAAGACCGCCAGCTAGAATATCAATTTTTCCCTTTGAAAGGGCTGCGATAATGGCTGACCATGGAATGTCTGCCGCCTCGACCTTGAATCCTTCAACCTCACCGATGTACTGGAAAAGTTCCCAGTCAAACCCCTTTATTTCGCCTTTTTCAGCCCATGTCCAGGGTGGAAAGGCCGCATCAATGCCCAGTTTGTAAACCGGAACCTCATCTGCTGAGGCAAGACTGCTCAAAAAAAATACTGCAAAAAGAAATACCGCTCCCAGAATCTGTTTTCTAAACTCAAACATACTCTCTCCTTTTACTCGATTAAAAGAATCAACAAAAACGTAATAAGCCCATAGAAAGCTCTAAAAAATCCAGCATCTAAAGCTGAATAAAATAACAGTTGCATGGGTAAGTCAATTGTTATTTTGTAATAGGTAATGGCTCGAAATTGTTCAGGCGCTCTTCTTGAGTATGTCCCATGGTGGTTTTTGGCCGAAAGTTCATATGATTAAAAATGAAAGTCAAATTATTTTAGTTCGTTAAATGATATGTACCGGTAAAATAATTTTTAAGAAAACTTTCCCTTTTTCAGCTTAAACAGGTTAAAAGAACAGGTGCCTTTTAGTCCCCATTTTGCCGGTAGATGCCGTATCCCCTTTAAATGCACTGATCCGGGGAGAAGAATCACTCCCCATCCATTTCTTTTTCGGGCCGTGGGTTGGTGGTGCCCCATGGGTATGATATCCATGGGGTACGATTCCGAAACAAGGAGATTATCCAGATTCACCGGGTTTGGCCCTGATTCCGATGATGTTAGATTTGCAATGCAACGGGAGGCCCCAGGATAGAGAATTCACCGAATCCTATGGGCTTTTCATGGGCAGCAGTGTCCTGTCTCGATTGCAGGCTTGCAATTTTCAGGGAACAATCTATAATTATTGGTTCTTTTAACCTTGATTCAAAGGATCAGGTTAGAATAACCAGATGTTAATGATTGCAGGGGAAGGAAATAGGGTATGGGGAAATCAGGGAAAGACCTGATACACAAAGTTTTTGTAAAGTGCGCCGGAGATTCCGGCTGTGGGGTGTGCAGGCTTCACATGGAAGATGATTGTCTTTTTTTTCCTGAACTCTATCGCCTGCAGGACCAGGCAGACGAATCCGGGCTGCCACCGAACACCCGTGAGCTTCGCAATCTGATTGACCTTTGTACCCTGTGTGGACTATGCCCCTGCCAGGATATAAAGATGCTTATTCTCCAGGCAAAGGCGGCTTTCAGTGATGAAAAGGGGATTCCGCTGTCCAGTCGGATGCTTTCAGATATCGAAACAATCGGTCGCTGGGGAACGACTTTTTCACAAGTCATTAACCCATTGAAGGGGTTGAAGCCAGTGGTCCCCCTCGTGAAAAAGGCCCTGAAAATACATCCCCAGAGGGATTTGCCTGGTTTTCCCAAACAAAGTTTTTTCCTCTGGGCAAAGAAAAAAGGTCTGGATATCCCGAACCCGGGCAATCGTGGGTGCACATCAAAAGTTGCCTATTTTGCAGGCTGCAGTGCCGGGTATCTCTTTCCGGAAGTCGGAAAAGCGGCTGTAAGGCTCCTGGAACGAAATGGCATCGCTGTTTATGTCCCAACCCAGGAGTGCTGCTCCATGCCATTGATCATGGAAGGCGATAAAACAACGTCGTTAAAAAAAATAGCTGCAAATATGGAGCGTCTTTTGCAGTGTGTTCAAGATGGCTACGACATTGTCTGTTCCTGTCCCACCTGCGGATATTTCTTTAAAAAACTGCTGTTGGAAAATGCCTACTATTCAGAAGCCTTTCAGGAGCAGTCAGGGGCTGGCAGCAAGGCCATGAAAGTTCCCCTTGGGGGGCAACGTTTTACCCTGGTGTCCAGGGGAAGCTATCGGAAACTGTTAAAGGATGATGGATACTTTTCCTCACTTGATCCTTTAAAAAGGATAAAACTATCGAACAGCGTAACGGATCTGGGAGAATACCTTCTCTCCATCTATCTCAAGGGTGATTTAAACATCAACCGGGTTTACCAGGACGTTCCCATGGTCTATTATGCCCCCTGTCACCTGAGGGAACAAAAAATCGGGCAACCCTATTACAGCCTTCTGAAATCACTTGAAGGTTCGGATATAATCCAGATCGGGGAGGCCATGGAATGTTGCGGTATGGGGGGGCATCTTGGCTACAAAAAATCTTTCCATGCCCACACCCTTGAAATCGGCCAGCCCCTTTTTAAAAGGTTTTTGTCTGAAAAGAACAGGATGATCATTACAGACTGTCTTAGCTGTAAAATACAGTTCGAGCAGATGCTTGCCAGGAAGGTTTTTCATCCCCTTGAATTGCTGTAATCGTCATCGTTAATCCTTTGAATTCCCGGCCCAGGCGGGTCCTGGGACACGCCGGCAAATGCCTGGGCAATGGGAAACCATCAGCTTGCGATCTTGATCAGTTCAGGGTGGCTGGTACCGTGGACATCAACTATTCAACCAGGATGGGGGATGCAATTACCCATACCCCCCCATCCCTTTATATACCAATGTCAAAAAAATAGGACCAGCCCGATTCCCCAGGGTTTACAGATAGAACATTTAGGTTGAAACGTGTGAAATGAAAAAATTTTTACTATCTATTTGTGCCATATGGATCATGTTTGTCACCCTCTCTTTTTTTATGAATTACACCCAGGCAATTAAGGAACAAAAAAGAGTTGCCCTTGAGACTGGAAAAAGTTTCTTTGAATTAATATTAATCTCACGCATGTGGAATTCCCTTCATGGGGGGGTGTATGCGCCTGTCACGGAAAAATTGAAACCCAATCCATATCTTAAAACGCCAATGAGGGATATTCATGTCAACAAAGACCTGACGCTTACCATGATAAATCCGGCATTTATGACAAGGCAACTATCAGAGATAGCCATTGAAAAAAGACGTATTCAATTTCACATCACCAGTCTTAATCCAATTCGTCCGGAAAACAGCCCAAGTGAGAGAGAAAAACAATATTTAAAGGCGTTTGAGAAAGGTATAAAAGAAGTTGGGATCTCGACTGACAGGGGGTCTTCTTTTTTTTATATGGGGGCACTCACAACTGAAAAAACATGCCTGGGATGCCACGCAGAACAAGGATATAAGCAGGGGGATATCCGAGGTGGCATCAGTATTACATTCCCCTTTACCATGGATCCGCCAATCTTTTTTTTACTGATGGGTCATCTGATGATCGGTGCTGCAGGATTGTGTTGCAGTATCATTTTCGGATCACGATTGGGAAAAGCATATACCACAATTCAACAGCAAGCTCTAATCGATGCCTTAACAGAAATCCCAAACCGGCGCAGCTTCATGGAAACCATATCAAGGGAATTGAAACGCAGTCATAGACTCAAAAAGCCCCTGTCCATAATATTGTGCGACATCGATAATTTTAAACTGTACAATGATACCTATGGCCATAGCCGTGGTGACCGCTGCCTTAAACGCATTGCCCTGGGAATAAAAAATACGCTCACACGACCTGTGGATTTCTGCGCACGATATGGGGGTGAAGAGTTTGTTGTTCTCTTGCCGGACACATCCATGAAAGGAGCAGGACATGTTGCGGAAAAAATCTGTCTGTCCATTCACGGGATGAATATTGCCCATGAACGTTCGTTGCCGTTTAAGGCTGTCACCATAAGTCTCGGTGTCTCAACATTAGATGGGGCTGCGTTCTTGTCCAGTGACGAATTATTGAAAAATGCGGATATGGCATTATACAAAGCCAAGGAAAATGGACGAAACCGAGTAGAACTTTTCAATTCTCCAGTCGTATAACTCGATTATCAAGTTATATTCAATCCCCATGTTTGCGGACACAACAACCCATGGAACACGATAGCAGTAGGCAGGCGGGAACGGGTGTTGCCCTGAACGGATTAAATGGCAACGGTCGGCATGGACGCCGAAAGAGTTGCCATTTCCCTCGGAGCAGCCCATGGACGGGCTGCGAGAATGAGAGAAGGGCAACACCCGTTCCCGTCTGCCGATTCGAAGTGAATCTAAAAAACTTGATGATTGAGTATGAGTAAATATTGATTTTCTTGTTTAACCTAAAAGTTGCAAACGGTAGTTGGCTGGATAGGCAAGACGCCGGGCATGGGACTGTCGCCGCCTGCCGCAATAAAAACCAGGAATGCAACTTTTAGGTTTAAAAGGGTTTGGCATGGGGAGACAATTTGCTCCTGTCCCCCATGCCAGGGTGACTTCGTTTAATGGGATTTTGCCCTTGTCCATGCCTGGTCAACAATTTTGTTGTCCTTGCCGAGATCTTTTACAAATATAAGGGTTTTGATGATTTCCGGTGTAGGCCAGACGCCTGAATTGTTCAGGTCTTCCTTGGAAACATAGGCTTTGGCAGCCTCATTGGGTGTTGCATAATGGTTGTAGTTGGACAGGGATGCACCCACCTTGGGTTCAAGAACCCAGTTAATCCATTTATGTGCAGAATCAAGATTCGGGGCCTTGGCCGGGATGCACATGGAGTCGATCCAAATGGTACTGCCCTCCTTGGGAACAAGGAATCCATAGGTGTCCGGGTCTTCAGCAACCGTTTGAATGGCATCGCCATTGTAAACCACGGCAGCAGCAGCGGTTCCTGAAATCACATCGTTTTTGCCACCCACACCGCCTTTAAATCCAAGACAGGCCTCTCTCTTTTTTGTGCTCACAAGAAGATCTGCCGCAGCTTTCAGCTCCTTGGGGTTGGTGGAGTTAAAATCGTATCCAAGGTATAACAGGGTTATCCCCAGCATATCCCTCACCGAGTCCATGAGATAAAAGGTACCGGATTTTTTTTGTGGATCAAAAATAACGGACCAGGACTGAACATCTGCCTGGCTCATTTTTTTCTTGTTGTAGAACAGTCCAACGGTTCCCCACTGCCATCCTGCCGAGTATTTGTTGCCGGGATCAAAGTCCGGGCTGGTAAATTTCTCACTCAGGTTTTTTAAATTGGGTAGTTTGGAATGGTCAAGGGGTGTCAACAGGTTCAGATGGATCAGGCTTGGCACGATATAATCGGATGGAATGATAATATCGTATTGTCCCAGGCCGCCTGACTGCAGCTTTGCCATCATCTCCTCATTTGATTCATACATGTCCAGGTATACTTTGATGCCTGTTGCTGCTTCAAATTCTTTGGGGAAATTGACCTCATCCATGTACTCGGACCAGGTGAAGATTTTTAACACATTGGTTCCTGACCATGCATTGGGTGAAAGAAATACAAAGATCAATATCACCATCAACATCGTTTTTTTTATCATTTTTTCAGCTCCTTGGTTCATTTTTATTGTTGGTTAACGAAATGTCTTAAACGTTATTTTGTGTTCGTTTTTCTTGAAAAACGTTCCATTAAAGCCACCAGAACGATGGTGACAAGCAGCACCAGGGTTGACAGGGCGTGGATCTGGGGGGTGACCACCCTTCGGACCGCAGCAAAGATATACAGGGGCAGGGTGACGGAGTCGGGTCCTGCCGTAAAAAAACTGATGACAAAATCGTCAAGGGAAAGGGTAAATGCAAGCATGGCACCGGCAATGATGCCAGGGATCAGCAGAGGCAGGGTGATTTTCCACAGCAGGTATGCGTTGCTTGCATACAGATCCCTTGCCGCCTCTTCAACGTCTTTTCCAATGCTGATCAGCCGGCTTCTGACCACCAGGGCAACAAATGCCACCTGAAAGGTGATGTGGCCGATGATCATGCTGAACAGACCCGGTTCAAACCAGGATGAAACCTGGCGAAGGAAGCCAAAGGCAACCACCAGGGCTGCGGCAAGGATGATGTCGGGTATGACCACGGGCAGGTGCAGGGTCAGGTCCAGAATGGTGTTCATTCTTTTGGGCCAGGGAAATCGATCCATCCCTATGGCCAGCACTGTACCGAGAACGGTTGAAACAAGGGTGGACACAACGGCCAGGACAAGGGTGTTCCAGGCGGCATGGAGGATCACTTCGTTTTGAAAGAGCTTGAGATACCAGTCAAGGGTAAATCCCTTCCATGCCAGTCCGTATTTTGTATTGTTCACCGAGAAAAATGCCACAGCCATCAACGGAAGATACAGAAAACAGATGGTTCCAAGGGCCATGGTGTTCACCAGCAGATTGATTCGTTTCATAATAGTTCAATCCCCTTGTTTTTTCTTCTGTAGAGATAGAGGCTGAACATGGTCAATACCATCAGTCCCATGCTGATTGCCGCACCAAAGGCCCAGTCCCGGCTTGCCCCGAACTGCTGCTGAATCAGATTGCCCACAAGCATGTACTTCGCCCCCCCCAGAAGGTCCGGCACGACAAACATACCCATGGCAGGCACAAGGGTTAGAATGATTCCCACGGAAAGCCCGGGAAGGGTCTGGGGCAGAATGGCATGCATGAAGATTCGCAGGTTTGACGCATACAGATCCTGTGCCGCTTCAACCAGGGTCCAGTCCAGACGTTCAACACTTGAAAAAAGAGGCAGGGCCACAAAGGGAAGAAACATGGAAATCATGCCCAGATAAACGGCAAAGGCGCTGGGGTAAAGGGCCATGCCCGGTGAAACGAGCTTCAGGTATGCTGCAAGTTTTGCAAAGGGCAGTTCCGGCGCCAGGATCAGAAACCATGAATAGGTTCTGATGACCATATTGGTCCAAAAGGGGATGATCACCACCATGAGCCAGAGGTACCGGGTTCTCACGGGCTTTCTTGCAATAAAAAAACAGAGGGGATAGGAGAGAATTACGGACAGGCCCGTAGTAAAGATGGCCACCCACACCGATCGTAACAAAATCAGGATATAGTCCGGGGCCCACCCAAAGATACCATACCCCATGAGTCGTCGATAATTTTCCAGACTGAAATCCCATACCAGTTCACCATAGTCCCCTCTGCCGGCAAAGCTGATCACCACCAGTATTAAACCGGGAAGCACCAGGAAAATCATCAGCCACAGCATGCCGGGGCTTAGAAACAATGCCCCCCTTTTAATCAGATCTTTCTGGACGACAAGTTCCCCATACCAGACCATGAGCCTATTCATGGAGCACCACCAGGTCCGAGGGTGCCATGTCAAGCCAGAGTTCATCTCCGATGTTGAAATTTTTATAGGTACTGCTCCGGACCCGTATGGATCCGGGTTCAAAAAACAGGTCCCTGTTGGTCCCCCGGTAGATAATTTCACTGACCTTTGCCCGGATGCCGTTTTTTTCAGGTTGGGTATCAGAAACTTTTATCCATTCCGGCCTGATGGCGACAACACCCTCGTTCCAGGGCGGTTCTTTTTCCAGCTCAAGGTTGCCGATATCCGTATGGAAGATTCCGTCATGGAATTTTCCCGTGAGCAGATTGGCTGCCCCCAGAAATTCTGCAACAAACCGGTTTCTGGGTGCATCATACACCTCTTCAGAGGTGCCAAACTGGGCAATCTCACCGTCCTTCATCACGGCAATTCGATCGGACACCACCAGGGCTTCATCCTGATCATGGGTCACCAGGATAAAGGTCTGGCCCAGTTTTTGCTGTAAGCGCCGCAGTTCCACCTGAACCTGGGCCCTTAATTTGGCATCCAGGGCTGACATGGGCTCATCCAGCAACAGCACCTTGGGTTCGTTGACCAGGGCCCTGGCAAGGGCCACCCGCTGGTTCTGACCCCCGGACAGCTGGTGGGGATAGCGGCTGAGCATATTGCCGATTTCAAGCATTTCCACGGCACGTTGAACCCGGGTTTTGACCGCTTGCTCGGCAACCTTTCTTGAACGAAGGCCAAAGGCAACATTCTCAAAAATAGTGAGATGGGGGAAAAGGGCATAGCTCTGGAAGACCGTATTGATCTGCCGTTTAATGGCAGGCAGCCTTGTGATATCCTCCCCCTCAAGGATGATGCTGCCCGAATCCTGGAGTGCAAGGCCTGCTATCATGCGCAGTAAGGTTGTTTTGCCACACCCTGAAGGGCCGAGCAGGGTAAAAAACTCCCCTGATTTTATTTCAAGGTTAATGTCATTAACGGCTTTTACCTTACCATAGGTCTTATTGATCCCCCTGAGGTAGAGCCCCTTTTTGTCTTTTATCATATGTTTTTCCAGTAATTAAAATCCGGTCGTTTAAATCATTTCCAGAATGTTTGTCAACATCTGTTCGCTCCTATCCCAGATAGCCTGGTGTGCGTGGAATTCTGACGGCCAGCTCAAGAATATTGCCGGCAAGTTCATGGCGTTTGGACTCGGGGGAAACTTTCTTGCTCCGCTGCTTCATCTGCTGGTTTCGCTGTTTTTGGGAAATGGTATCGATTTCCTTGAACAAAAGCGCTCCAAAGTTACATTCGGCAACGCAGGCAGGGCTTCCGCCGCAGAGGTCACATTTATAGGGAACCCCTGATTCATACTGTTCCATCATTCCGTAGGGGCATGCCTCCACACACTCTCCGCACTCTGTGCATTTGTTGATATCAATGGCAATGACGCCCCGTTCATTTTTGATTATGGCCCCTTCAGGGCAGGCGTTCATACAGGCAGCATTGGGGCACTGAAAACAGATGCTTTGAACTGAATATCCCTGGTGGGGGAAATTATTAATTTTTATCCTGGCCTTTGAGGGGATGAACATCCCCTCTTTAACGGCTGAACAGACATAGGTACACCTATTGCACCCTGTGCATTTGTTGGGAATGGCGATAAGTACTTTTTCCATTTACTGACTCCTTATGGTGTTCTTTCCATG
Coding sequences:
- a CDS encoding antibiotic biosynthesis monooxygenase family protein, with amino-acid sequence MTVSIIIKRIVKDDTMAAQLAPFIVQLRSRAAAQPGFLSSQTFSCLDCEGEYLVISNWHTLEDWNRWMNSDERMVIQKNVDELLGDKTHYRYYEPVVGGISPRFQK
- a CDS encoding amino acid ABC transporter permease; this translates as MEIIKILISELPQFAKGTLVALEVLGGLLTVGMVLGLAIALAEIFGNAWVKFLATTLRKFLWAIPQLVLLFLVFYLPFDLNRMVAAILALGLCSSAFQSQIFRGAILSIQSGQLEAAKAMGLSLPGTIFHVVIPQMIRLSIGPWTNEFSSELKDTSLAYVVGVVEIMRNAKYVIAYTYGNTAAVYLFVGILYFTLTRIGTYFFYKLEEKLWVPGFGKRS
- a CDS encoding amino acid ABC transporter permease, with the protein product MVSFFNYAIEILPDMLSGAWVTIELSFVCITVGIIFGLILGVARVYSSKFIYWIVTAYVEFLRGTPCLLQLFFIYYGLGDMGLLLKPVLAAGLALGINTSVYQAEYFRGAIKSIKPGQMTAARAMGLGKWKAIRYIILPQALRLVIPSSSNEIIYMFKYTSVAFAVGVPELLSQADLTGAMNFRYFESYVVAAILYTIMVFVVAKIMAMIEKKVYIPGLQLSQ
- a CDS encoding heterodisulfide reductase-related iron-sulfur binding cluster; amino-acid sequence: MGKSGKDLIHKVFVKCAGDSGCGVCRLHMEDDCLFFPELYRLQDQADESGLPPNTRELRNLIDLCTLCGLCPCQDIKMLILQAKAAFSDEKGIPLSSRMLSDIETIGRWGTTFSQVINPLKGLKPVVPLVKKALKIHPQRDLPGFPKQSFFLWAKKKGLDIPNPGNRGCTSKVAYFAGCSAGYLFPEVGKAAVRLLERNGIAVYVPTQECCSMPLIMEGDKTTSLKKIAANMERLLQCVQDGYDIVCSCPTCGYFFKKLLLENAYYSEAFQEQSGAGSKAMKVPLGGQRFTLVSRGSYRKLLKDDGYFSSLDPLKRIKLSNSVTDLGEYLLSIYLKGDLNINRVYQDVPMVYYAPCHLREQKIGQPYYSLLKSLEGSDIIQIGEAMECCGMGGHLGYKKSFHAHTLEIGQPLFKRFLSEKNRMIITDCLSCKIQFEQMLARKVFHPLELL
- a CDS encoding amino acid ABC transporter ATP-binding protein, with the translated sequence MSTILEVKNLTKKFVDNEVLKNVSFELEKGETLAVIGSSGSGKSTLLRCLNHLSAPDSGQILLEGVDITTPGTDINKVRADMGFVFQDFNLFTHLTILENVMFGPLRVRKLSKNEARQIAMEEIRKVGMADKIGAYPAQLSGGQQQRISIARALALRPKLILFDEPTSALDPELTGEVLSVMTALAKEGMTAIVVTHEMGFARSVADKVIFIDQGLIVEQGCPKKMFAAPQHERTRLFLNNFGGLE
- a CDS encoding LutC/YkgG family protein; protein product: MDPEKQFINTIKTALGRPGNQPPADLFTTSPSQEEKTLLEKIRTRTHQERVPLIEQLRQTVPSLHMDLHLEAGIEEAARAIGRLILEKEPEWGTSKSVVCWDHPLINQLKLSEVAELGQIPIHNTGYDGTDPQRKKEIRSQVEASFIGITSADYCIAATATLAMKTRPGHARSVSLVPSIHVAVVREEQLLADLRELYTLLKWDEAERKEGLTRNLTLISGPSKTADIELVMVHGAHGPRELHLFIIAAD
- a CDS encoding ABC transporter substrate-binding protein, with translation MFEFRKQILGAVFLFAVFFLSSLASADEVPVYKLGIDAAFPPWTWAEKGEIKGFDWELFQYIGEVEGFKVEAADIPWSAIIAALSKGKIDILAGGLSYTCKRAQVIDFALPHWKTDYWTLVKSDSKLNCITAMSKGANVGAQAGTTGYRWLKEELKDKGVDINIKPYESVELGIKELEIGRIDAFHVDSPTARGFIDAKRGVKPVCTGLHFDYSAYAVTPGDPHHLIEKINSGLKKAYESGKIEELVRKYLPWASVEAVPYLVDYKKLCSESN